A region from the Stygiolobus caldivivus genome encodes:
- a CDS encoding acyl-CoA carboxylase subunit beta encodes MSSEKSAYEKLLDELKQRKEKAYKGGGEERIKTQHSKGKLTARERLALLFDEGTFNEVMTFATTRATEFGLDKERYYGDGVVTGWGKVDGRTVFAYSQDFTEIGGTLGETHAAKIGKVYELALKVGAPVVGINDSGGARIQEGAMALEGYGLVFKNNVMASGVIPQITIMAGPAAGGAVYSPALTDFIIMIKGDAYYMFVTGPEITKVVLGEEVTFQDLGGAAVHATKSGVVHFMVDSEQEAINTAKRLLSYLPSNNMEEPPYMDTGDPIDRDVSGVDQIMPDDPAKPYNMKEIITRIVDNGEFLEVHKHWARNIIVGFARIGGNVVGIVANNPEEFGGSIDIDAADKAARFIRFCDAFNIPLISLVDTPGYVPGTDQEYKGIIRHGAKMLYAFAEATVPKITMIVRKSYGGAHIAMSIKSLGADLVYAWPTAEIAVTGPEGAVRILYRREIQQASNPEDFIKQKIAEYRKLFANPYWAAEKGLVDDVIEPKDTRRVIAAALEMLRNKREYRYPKKHGNIPL; translated from the coding sequence ATGTCGTCCGAAAAATCCGCATATGAAAAATTATTAGATGAGTTAAAGCAAAGGAAGGAAAAAGCGTACAAAGGTGGAGGAGAAGAAAGAATAAAAACCCAACACTCTAAAGGTAAGCTAACCGCCAGGGAGAGGCTTGCACTATTATTTGACGAGGGAACGTTTAACGAGGTAATGACATTTGCGACTACTAGGGCAACTGAGTTTGGCCTAGATAAGGAGAGATATTATGGTGATGGTGTAGTAACCGGGTGGGGGAAAGTCGATGGCAGGACAGTCTTTGCCTACTCACAAGACTTCACGGAAATAGGAGGGACTTTGGGGGAAACCCACGCGGCTAAAATAGGAAAGGTTTACGAACTAGCACTTAAGGTAGGAGCACCGGTAGTGGGGATTAATGATTCAGGAGGTGCCAGGATCCAAGAAGGAGCTATGGCTCTAGAAGGCTATGGCCTTGTCTTTAAAAATAACGTGATGGCCTCTGGTGTAATACCGCAAATAACCATAATGGCAGGCCCTGCTGCTGGAGGAGCAGTGTATTCACCAGCACTCACTGACTTCATTATCATGATTAAAGGTGACGCCTACTACATGTTCGTGACAGGCCCAGAAATTACTAAAGTAGTATTAGGTGAAGAGGTTACTTTCCAAGATTTAGGAGGGGCAGCGGTTCACGCTACAAAGTCTGGTGTGGTCCACTTTATGGTCGATAGCGAACAGGAGGCAATAAACACAGCAAAGAGGTTACTGTCCTACTTACCTTCAAATAACATGGAAGAACCACCCTACATGGATACCGGTGACCCAATTGACAGGGACGTAAGTGGAGTAGACCAGATAATGCCTGATGACCCAGCTAAACCATATAATATGAAGGAGATAATTACAAGGATCGTTGACAATGGTGAATTCCTTGAAGTTCATAAACACTGGGCAAGGAACATAATAGTCGGGTTTGCAAGAATTGGTGGAAATGTAGTAGGGATAGTTGCGAATAACCCAGAGGAGTTCGGCGGGTCAATTGATATAGACGCAGCTGATAAAGCTGCGAGGTTCATAAGGTTCTGCGACGCGTTTAATATACCGTTGATAAGTTTAGTCGATACACCAGGTTATGTCCCTGGGACTGACCAAGAATATAAAGGGATAATTAGACACGGGGCTAAAATGCTGTACGCATTTGCTGAAGCGACTGTACCTAAAATTACGATGATCGTAAGAAAGTCGTACGGGGGTGCTCATATCGCAATGAGCATTAAGAGTTTAGGTGCTGACCTGGTTTACGCATGGCCTACAGCAGAGATCGCTGTAACCGGACCTGAGGGAGCAGTAAGGATACTGTACAGAAGGGAAATCCAGCAAGCAAGTAACCCGGAGGACTTCATAAAGCAAAAGATAGCTGAATATAGGAAACTGTTTGCAAACCCGTATTGGGCAGCTGAGAAAGGACTAGTAGATGACGTTATTGAACCTAAGGACACCAGGAGGGTGATAGCAGCAGCTCTAGAAATGTTAAGAAATAAGAGAGAATATAGGTATCCTAAGAAGCACGGGAATATTCCACTATAA
- a CDS encoding ribbon-helix-helix protein, CopG family → MNGVKKLDEITYELEFNSVKTISFKLDEDFLREIDEMVKIMGYSNRSDLIRDAIIAYIRELEAKHVNE, encoded by the coding sequence ATGAACGGCGTCAAAAAGTTAGACGAAATTACGTATGAACTTGAATTCAATAGCGTTAAAACAATTTCTTTCAAGTTAGATGAAGATTTCCTCAGAGAAATAGATGAAATGGTAAAAATTATGGGATATAGTAATAGAAGCGACTTAATTAGAGATGCAATAATAGCATATATTAGGGAGCTAGAAGCAAAGCATGTTAATGAATAG
- a CDS encoding DUF47 domain-containing protein — translation MIKFKLNKEEELFSKLVKMGEDLKTACDSLKQLFIGALNNEDDMINSSLIKIKSITERIAMSREETLSIIYGGAFLPDFKEAMVMLTQSLYQTSSAIKDSGRAISSRKPAEKCLVSMRESILAYLSTINEASERLVEMLSKLSSDINEALKVGKEIQMLERSGDELKDMLISKLYSMEKDIDLITILQMRDVIFFLDDILDFMEDATLSIEVLYATLKS, via the coding sequence ATGATTAAGTTTAAATTAAATAAAGAAGAAGAACTATTCAGCAAATTAGTGAAAATGGGAGAGGATCTAAAAACAGCTTGTGATAGTCTTAAACAACTGTTTATAGGAGCTTTAAACAATGAAGACGATATGATTAACTCCAGTCTAATTAAAATTAAGAGTATAACAGAAAGGATAGCTATGTCTAGGGAAGAAACTCTATCGATAATTTACGGTGGAGCGTTTTTACCAGATTTCAAAGAAGCTATGGTCATGCTTACACAATCCCTATATCAAACAAGCTCTGCTATTAAAGATTCGGGGAGAGCTATATCGTCCAGAAAACCAGCGGAAAAATGCTTAGTCAGTATGAGAGAAAGTATATTAGCTTACCTATCTACAATAAATGAAGCCTCAGAACGTCTAGTTGAGATGCTATCAAAGTTATCAAGTGATATCAACGAAGCACTAAAAGTCGGAAAGGAAATTCAGATGCTAGAAAGAAGCGGAGACGAACTAAAGGATATGCTCATTTCAAAGCTCTACTCTATGGAAAAGGACATAGATTTAATAACAATACTTCAAATGAGAGATGTAATTTTCTTCTTAGATGATATCCTGGATTTCATGGAAGATGCTACGCTAAGCATAGAGGTATTATATGCTACTCTAAAGTCCTAA
- a CDS encoding inorganic phosphate transporter → MNSSVVLEYFIFTVGLFSSFLVGGNNSAIALGILVSTNVLRRKLSYLVNAISLFIGASIGSVTMESSIYGLVNSRYFILLEILLSSILFSSTITFYYLNKIGIPASLSQMIYPSTAGVVLIARGAIGFDWGKFDFTVLSWLLSPVIAIVTSLSMYFLLRKALTGEKNFIKEIRYYKYGLIASSIFTSFVTGANAIGIIISAGLITEPFYITAPLYALAATLGIYLSSRKTVITVGFRITRLGYTAASSALIGSDIISEVFTLFGIPISITQTIMGGIIGLSLRSFGYDVEKQLKQIAKGWIVSPILAIIVSLAAYGVLRSILGL, encoded by the coding sequence ATGAATAGTTCAGTAGTGCTTGAATATTTTATATTCACAGTAGGTTTATTCTCGTCGTTTTTAGTGGGAGGAAATAACTCAGCGATAGCATTAGGCATTTTAGTATCTACTAACGTCTTGAGAAGAAAACTTTCCTACCTAGTTAACGCTATATCTCTCTTTATAGGTGCATCTATAGGGAGCGTAACCATGGAGTCAAGCATATACGGGCTGGTAAACTCTAGATATTTTATCCTTTTAGAGATTCTACTTTCTTCAATATTATTTTCATCAACTATAACATTCTATTACTTAAATAAAATAGGAATTCCAGCATCGTTAAGCCAGATGATTTATCCTTCTACAGCTGGAGTAGTCCTAATTGCTAGAGGCGCTATAGGTTTCGACTGGGGTAAATTCGATTTTACTGTATTGTCTTGGTTACTTTCGCCAGTCATAGCGATCGTGACTTCACTCTCTATGTATTTCCTTCTGAGAAAGGCCCTAACGGGCGAAAAGAATTTTATAAAGGAGATAAGATATTATAAGTACGGTCTAATTGCCTCATCTATCTTTACTTCTTTCGTAACTGGAGCCAATGCAATTGGTATAATTATTTCTGCTGGGCTAATAACTGAACCGTTCTACATTACTGCTCCACTTTACGCTCTTGCGGCTACTTTAGGAATCTATTTAAGCTCTAGAAAGACTGTAATCACAGTGGGCTTCAGAATAACCAGGTTAGGATATACTGCTGCGTCTTCAGCACTTATTGGAAGTGATATAATATCAGAAGTCTTCACCCTATTTGGGATCCCAATCTCTATAACCCAGACTATTATGGGGGGAATTATAGGGCTGAGCCTTAGAAGTTTTGGTTATGATGTGGAGAAACAGTTAAAGCAAATAGCTAAGGGATGGATAGTTTCACCTATACTAGCCATAATTGTAAGCCTAGCTGCTTATGGAGTTTTACGGAGTATATTAGGACTTTAG
- a CDS encoding acetyl-CoA carboxylase biotin carboxylase subunit, producing MPPFNKVLVANRGEIAVRVMKAIKEMGMKAVAVYSEADKYALHVKYADEAYYIGPAPSLQSYLNIQAIIDAAEKAHADAVHPGYGFLSENADFAEAVVKAGMTWIGPSVEAMRSIKSKLDGKRIAKMAGVPISPGSDGPLESLDEALKLAEKIGYPIMVKAAFGGGGTGITRVDTPEQLQEVWERNKRLAYQAFGKADLYIEKAAVNPRHIEFQLIGDRHGNYVVAWERECTIQRRNQKLIEEAPSPALKMEDREKMFEPIIKFGQIIKYHTLGTFETVFSDVTRDFYFLELNKRLQVEHPVTELIFRIDLVKLQINLAVDGYLPFTQEELNKRYRGHAIEYRITAEDPINDFTGSSGYITYYKEPTGPGVRVDSGIIEGSYVPPYYDSLVSKLIVYGESREYAIQAGNRALNDYKIGGIKTVIELYKWINRDEDFIKGKFTTAYISEKRDQFVKYLKAKEDMKAALAAAIYERGYMKKAAQAAQQQAPTRKSSGWKTYGVMAQSSYRVMW from the coding sequence ATGCCACCATTTAATAAAGTTCTCGTAGCAAATAGGGGAGAAATTGCTGTAAGAGTAATGAAGGCAATTAAAGAGATGGGGATGAAGGCAGTAGCCGTGTATTCAGAAGCCGATAAATATGCTTTACACGTTAAATATGCTGATGAAGCCTATTACATAGGACCCGCACCTTCCCTACAGAGTTATTTGAATATCCAAGCCATAATAGACGCAGCTGAAAAAGCTCATGCTGACGCAGTACATCCGGGTTACGGCTTCCTCTCAGAGAACGCAGATTTTGCAGAAGCTGTTGTCAAAGCTGGAATGACATGGATCGGCCCCTCAGTAGAGGCTATGAGGTCAATAAAAAGCAAGTTAGACGGAAAAAGGATAGCAAAAATGGCAGGCGTACCCATATCCCCTGGGTCTGATGGACCACTTGAGAGCCTAGACGAAGCTTTGAAGCTTGCTGAGAAAATAGGATACCCTATAATGGTAAAAGCCGCGTTTGGAGGAGGAGGTACTGGAATAACCAGAGTTGACACTCCAGAACAGTTGCAGGAAGTCTGGGAGAGGAATAAAAGGTTAGCGTACCAAGCTTTCGGTAAAGCAGACCTTTACATAGAAAAAGCTGCTGTTAACCCCAGACATATAGAGTTCCAGTTAATTGGGGACAGACACGGAAATTACGTAGTAGCATGGGAAAGAGAATGTACTATACAAAGGAGAAACCAGAAGCTAATTGAGGAGGCCCCTTCACCTGCTTTGAAGATGGAAGACAGAGAAAAGATGTTTGAACCTATAATTAAGTTCGGTCAAATTATAAAGTACCACACACTGGGAACCTTCGAGACGGTCTTCTCAGACGTAACTAGGGACTTCTACTTCCTAGAGCTAAATAAAAGGCTCCAAGTAGAGCACCCAGTAACAGAACTGATCTTCAGAATTGACCTAGTTAAATTACAGATAAACCTTGCTGTAGACGGATATTTGCCGTTTACCCAAGAGGAGTTAAATAAGAGGTATAGGGGACACGCTATAGAATACAGAATAACTGCGGAAGACCCCATAAACGACTTCACCGGTAGCTCTGGTTATATTACCTATTATAAGGAGCCGACAGGACCTGGCGTAAGAGTAGATAGCGGTATAATAGAAGGTAGCTACGTCCCACCATATTATGACTCTCTAGTGTCTAAACTAATTGTATACGGCGAGAGTAGAGAATATGCAATACAAGCAGGTAATAGGGCACTGAATGACTACAAGATAGGTGGGATTAAGACTGTTATTGAACTGTATAAGTGGATAAACAGAGATGAGGACTTCATAAAAGGAAAGTTCACTACCGCGTACATTTCAGAGAAGAGGGACCAATTCGTTAAATACCTAAAGGCTAAAGAAGACATGAAAGCTGCGTTAGCGGCTGCAATTTATGAAAGGGGTTATATGAAGAAGGCTGCACAAGCTGCACAGCAGCAAGCACCAACCAGGAAGAGTTCAGGTTGGAAAACCTATGGTGTTATGGCCCAGTCCTCTTATAGGGTGATGTGGTAA
- a CDS encoding ABC transporter permease subunit, whose product MNELISLFPTLVLASLASIGRVWLTILASIISGWFLAWASIKSKVFENTYISLSEVFESVPVFSFLPIVFIFFVYDIGGSLGIELAVLFLVFTATVWNIWMGIYQAFKTVPHDLVEVSENYKFGFWGKMLKLYVPYSIPRISSELMSSFSDGLFYITVSEVFSVGTKNFEVFGIGSVIANLTQEGNYLGALEGLAILGVFVAIITYLLREFAKYSVSKYGLDTEMRVSKKGRLNIRGSLRLTNSLPTFTKIARVFPTVDKLRRYSYEDYYEEPHKRDRLWKIIGVSVGILLLGLIIYGAIGIILSVSVTEWHHLIASIPEDLIAIGVDYIRVGIITGVSFLLAVFLGYYLATHEKVEKVAIPVIQAFAAFPAPAYFPLLFLATIGIFRAIFGPFTNEFYVLLIGFISTFYYVFYSFWLGVKNMPTQYWEIMKNYQLSFLDKMRKIIIPATLPYIVTGLSSTINSAWGGLAIAEYWPDIVNGYNLYVRTGMMKDIVYYTNVGDIADAAWLSFLFGIIVVIYSILFTRKLMDLSRQKYIAEEGIYLA is encoded by the coding sequence ATGAACGAGCTTATTTCATTATTCCCTACCCTTGTTTTAGCTTCTTTAGCATCTATAGGTAGAGTCTGGCTAACGATATTGGCTTCTATTATAAGTGGATGGTTTCTTGCTTGGGCTTCAATCAAGAGCAAAGTTTTTGAGAATACTTACATTAGCCTGAGCGAAGTTTTTGAATCCGTCCCAGTTTTCAGTTTTCTCCCCATAGTATTCATCTTCTTTGTCTATGATATTGGAGGAAGTCTGGGTATAGAACTAGCAGTACTATTTCTAGTATTTACTGCAACAGTGTGGAATATTTGGATGGGAATATATCAGGCTTTCAAGACCGTCCCGCACGACCTTGTGGAAGTAAGTGAAAATTATAAGTTCGGGTTTTGGGGTAAGATGTTAAAGCTTTACGTACCCTATTCTATTCCACGGATATCTTCCGAGTTAATGTCAAGTTTTTCAGACGGACTATTTTACATAACTGTGAGTGAAGTCTTCAGTGTAGGGACAAAAAACTTTGAAGTATTTGGCATAGGGTCTGTAATAGCTAACCTAACACAAGAAGGTAACTATCTGGGCGCACTTGAAGGGCTTGCAATATTAGGGGTCTTCGTAGCAATAATTACATATCTACTTAGAGAATTTGCAAAATACAGTGTATCAAAATATGGTCTAGACACTGAGATGCGGGTTAGTAAAAAAGGGAGACTAAATATAAGGGGCTCATTAAGGTTAACTAATAGTCTACCTACATTTACAAAAATCGCAAGAGTATTTCCTACAGTAGATAAGCTTAGAAGGTATTCATATGAGGACTATTATGAAGAACCCCATAAGAGAGACCGTTTATGGAAAATTATAGGAGTCTCTGTAGGTATATTATTACTGGGACTAATCATATATGGTGCTATTGGCATTATCCTATCAGTCTCTGTTACTGAATGGCACCATTTAATAGCGTCAATACCAGAGGATCTGATAGCAATAGGAGTCGACTATATTAGGGTAGGTATAATAACCGGTGTTTCCTTTTTACTCGCCGTATTCCTAGGCTATTATTTAGCCACTCATGAAAAGGTGGAGAAAGTTGCAATACCGGTGATTCAGGCTTTTGCAGCGTTCCCTGCTCCAGCGTATTTCCCCTTACTCTTTCTAGCTACAATAGGGATTTTCCGTGCTATATTTGGGCCATTTACTAATGAATTCTATGTGCTACTTATAGGGTTTATATCTACATTCTATTATGTGTTCTATAGTTTCTGGTTAGGTGTTAAGAACATGCCTACTCAATACTGGGAGATCATGAAAAACTACCAACTAAGTTTCTTGGATAAAATGAGGAAGATAATAATACCCGCTACACTACCCTATATAGTTACGGGTCTCTCAAGCACAATAAATAGCGCGTGGGGAGGTCTAGCAATAGCGGAATATTGGCCTGACATAGTCAACGGGTATAACCTATATGTTAGAACCGGAATGATGAAGGACATAGTCTACTATACCAATGTGGGAGATATTGCAGATGCGGCCTGGTTATCTTTCCTATTCGGGATTATAGTAGTCATATATTCTATCCTGTTTACGAGAAAACTAATGGACTTATCTAGGCAGAAATATATTGCTGAAGAGGGAATATACCTAGCTTAA
- a CDS encoding biotin/lipoyl-containing protein: protein MKILRVFSDLGDVTTMTYDQQGNKDKIKTELGEYEIEYVGQGWREGELLFKINGEVHRVYFDKGFIIIDDETFFKVDRVSESAVEEGKSLEELIRGKEGEVLSPMQGRIVQVRVKEGDVVNKGQPLLSIEAMKSETVISAPVSGTVQKIMVKAGQGVKKGDLLLIIK from the coding sequence ATGAAAATCCTCAGGGTCTTTTCGGATTTAGGCGACGTTACCACAATGACTTATGACCAGCAAGGTAATAAGGACAAAATAAAGACAGAACTGGGAGAATACGAGATAGAATATGTAGGGCAAGGTTGGAGAGAAGGAGAATTATTGTTCAAGATTAACGGAGAGGTTCACAGGGTCTACTTCGATAAAGGGTTTATTATAATAGATGATGAGACGTTCTTCAAGGTAGATAGGGTCTCGGAGAGCGCAGTAGAAGAAGGAAAGTCGTTAGAGGAACTAATAAGAGGAAAGGAGGGAGAAGTCTTATCACCAATGCAAGGCAGGATTGTCCAAGTAAGAGTAAAGGAGGGAGACGTAGTAAACAAGGGGCAGCCCTTACTGTCAATTGAGGCAATGAAGAGCGAGACCGTGATCTCGGCTCCCGTTTCGGGGACAGTCCAAAAGATAATGGTAAAAGCTGGACAAGGTGTAAAGAAAGGAGATTTATTATTAATAATTAAGTAA
- a CDS encoding ABC transporter ATP-binding protein, translated as MEMYDHELVAIVGPSGIGKSTLLRILGGFVPPKEGEVRLMGKKVLQPSPKIALIHQSIATFPWMSALDNVRLGLKYRKLPKDEEIRIAKKMLDLVGLSGFENFYPKQMSGGMRQRIAIARALAADPVVLLMDEPFSHLDELTAEGLRQEVYQMLFSDESPLKTVVLVSHNLFEVVELADRVYVLNGIPATVVGNIKIELPRPRDQHDPKFQEYVDTLYKLLSPALKKKITDGKGETI; from the coding sequence ATGGAAATGTATGACCATGAACTAGTAGCTATTGTAGGGCCATCAGGGATAGGAAAGTCTACTCTACTGAGAATTCTTGGAGGATTTGTACCACCTAAAGAAGGAGAAGTCAGACTTATGGGTAAAAAAGTGCTTCAGCCTTCTCCCAAAATAGCGTTAATCCACCAATCAATAGCAACTTTCCCTTGGATGAGCGCACTAGATAATGTAAGGCTAGGGTTAAAATATAGAAAGCTTCCTAAAGATGAGGAAATAAGAATCGCAAAAAAGATGCTCGATTTAGTAGGCCTCTCCGGGTTTGAAAACTTCTATCCCAAACAAATGAGCGGAGGAATGAGGCAAAGGATCGCAATAGCGAGAGCACTAGCAGCAGACCCTGTTGTCCTTCTTATGGACGAGCCTTTCTCACACCTAGATGAACTAACAGCTGAGGGGCTTAGGCAGGAAGTCTATCAGATGTTATTCAGTGATGAGTCACCTTTAAAAACAGTAGTCCTTGTGTCCCATAACTTGTTCGAAGTCGTGGAGTTAGCTGATAGAGTTTATGTATTAAACGGTATCCCGGCTACAGTCGTAGGTAATATAAAAATTGAACTACCAAGGCCTAGAGACCAACATGATCCTAAGTTCCAGGAATATGTAGATACACTTTACAAGTTACTAAGCCCTGCTCTAAAGAAGAAAATTACGGACGGAAAAGGTGAAACTATATGA
- the hel308 gene encoding ATP-dependent DNA helicase Hel308, with translation MGCINVDSLPVDQRIKDILKNRGIQRLNPPQSEAVEKGLLEDKPLLIVSPTASGKTLMAELGMVSHLLNKGGKAVYVTPLRALTNEKYATFKDWEQLGLKVAMTSGDYDTDDYWLKDYDIIVATYEKLDSLWRHNSSWLKEVDYFVLDEFHYMNDTERGPVVESVAVRAKRRGIVLALSATIGNYDKVAKWLKADVVATNWRPVPLKEGVLYTSNKKKDFIVLYKDGSSKKVYGECPIVAYTLDTVSRDGQVLVFRSSRKYAESTAVKISQYMSLVKLDNKKLHEVAQKVKEVEDAGSNEKESLYNLILKGVAYHHAGLSKGLRDIIEGAFRERIIKVIVATPTLAAGVNLPARAVVIGDIHRFNRKVIGFTEYIPVMEYKQMSGRAGRPGFDEYGESVVIVRSKSEVEKITQKYLNSDVEPLESKLGSESAFYSFILSIISSEQGVTEKTLSSYVQDTLLPKELAKKYYKQAISWLMSNDFIGQKDDYLVLTRFGRRISDLYLNPFTAVTIKDALLKSEKGCEIAYFHLLAYTPDGPLVSVSKAEEDVILDELDCELFIEEPYDEFELSNYLSSLKVAFIMRDWIEEVDEDTILGRYGIGSGDLRAITDTMDWLTYSGYHVASVLGLEEHEKILEKLHLRVKDGVKEELIPLIRVSGIGRVRARLLYSHSIKTPEEILMNPEKVKQLLGPKLGEKIVREAARAIT, from the coding sequence ATGGGATGCATCAACGTTGATTCGTTACCAGTAGACCAGAGGATAAAAGATATACTTAAAAATAGAGGTATCCAAAGGTTAAATCCACCTCAATCTGAAGCAGTTGAGAAAGGATTACTAGAAGATAAACCATTACTCATTGTATCGCCTACCGCGTCAGGGAAGACATTAATGGCGGAACTAGGAATGGTAAGCCACTTACTCAATAAAGGCGGAAAAGCGGTGTACGTCACACCTCTCAGGGCTCTGACGAACGAAAAATATGCCACTTTTAAGGACTGGGAACAGCTAGGACTGAAAGTCGCAATGACAAGCGGGGATTATGATACTGATGACTATTGGTTAAAAGACTACGATATAATTGTTGCTACCTACGAGAAACTTGACTCTTTATGGAGGCATAACTCTTCATGGCTTAAGGAAGTCGATTATTTTGTACTAGACGAGTTCCATTACATGAACGATACAGAGAGGGGACCGGTGGTAGAAAGCGTTGCTGTTAGGGCAAAGAGAAGAGGTATAGTCCTTGCATTAAGCGCTACAATAGGCAACTATGATAAAGTGGCGAAGTGGCTAAAGGCAGACGTAGTTGCTACTAACTGGAGACCGGTACCTCTTAAAGAGGGAGTCTTGTATACAAGTAACAAAAAGAAGGATTTTATAGTCTTGTATAAGGATGGCTCCAGTAAAAAAGTATATGGAGAGTGTCCCATAGTAGCTTATACTTTAGACACTGTAAGTAGAGACGGTCAAGTTCTGGTCTTTAGGTCTTCAAGGAAGTATGCTGAATCTACTGCGGTTAAAATTTCACAGTATATGTCATTAGTAAAATTAGACAATAAAAAACTCCACGAAGTGGCTCAAAAAGTAAAGGAAGTTGAAGACGCGGGGAGTAACGAAAAAGAGTCTTTATACAATCTCATCCTGAAAGGAGTCGCATATCATCATGCAGGCCTCTCTAAAGGGTTAAGGGACATTATAGAAGGAGCCTTCCGAGAGAGGATAATAAAAGTAATAGTTGCTACCCCTACCCTAGCTGCGGGTGTGAATTTACCCGCTAGGGCAGTAGTTATAGGCGATATTCACAGGTTTAATAGGAAAGTTATAGGGTTTACGGAATACATCCCTGTGATGGAATATAAACAGATGAGCGGTAGGGCCGGAAGACCTGGTTTCGACGAATACGGTGAATCGGTAGTGATTGTGAGGTCTAAGAGCGAAGTCGAGAAGATAACGCAGAAATACTTAAATTCAGATGTAGAACCATTAGAGTCTAAGCTAGGCTCAGAAAGCGCATTCTATTCCTTTATCCTCAGTATTATATCCTCTGAGCAAGGTGTTACAGAAAAAACGTTAAGCAGTTATGTCCAAGATACATTACTCCCTAAGGAATTAGCTAAGAAATATTACAAGCAAGCGATAAGTTGGTTAATGAGCAACGACTTTATTGGACAAAAAGACGATTACTTGGTTTTAACTAGGTTTGGAAGACGCATATCGGACTTATACCTCAACCCGTTCACGGCGGTCACTATAAAAGACGCCTTACTAAAGAGCGAGAAAGGATGCGAAATAGCTTATTTCCATTTATTAGCGTATACTCCCGATGGTCCTTTGGTGAGCGTAAGTAAGGCTGAAGAAGACGTTATTTTGGACGAATTAGATTGTGAACTTTTCATCGAAGAGCCCTATGACGAATTCGAACTCTCAAACTATTTATCTTCGCTTAAAGTAGCGTTTATAATGAGAGACTGGATAGAAGAAGTGGATGAAGACACGATATTAGGGAGGTACGGAATAGGATCGGGAGATTTAAGGGCAATTACAGACACTATGGACTGGCTAACTTATAGTGGCTATCATGTAGCTTCAGTGCTGGGCTTAGAAGAACATGAAAAAATACTGGAAAAATTACACCTAAGGGTTAAGGACGGGGTGAAAGAAGAGCTCATACCTCTAATAAGAGTATCTGGTATAGGTAGAGTAAGGGCAAGGCTTCTTTACTCTCACAGTATAAAAACACCGGAGGAAATACTTATGAACCCCGAAAAAGTAAAACAGTTATTAGGGCCTAAACTAGGCGAGAAAATTGTCAGAGAGGCTGCAAGAGCTATTACTTAG